In one window of Mus pahari chromosome 3, PAHARI_EIJ_v1.1, whole genome shotgun sequence DNA:
- the LOC110318734 gene encoding olfactory receptor 8K3-like encodes MENQNLSVLNEFILVGITDRPELQAPFFVLFFLIYVASVVGNLGMIVLTKLDERLQTPMYFFLRHLAFIDFGYSTAVGPKTLVSFVTNKNTIPYNWCAFQLSLFIFFIISELFVLSAMAYDRYVAICNPLLYTVIMSQKVCWVLVTIPYLFSAFLSLITTIKIFISSFCGYNVISHFYCDSLPLLTLICSGTRDVELIILIFSAFNLISSLSVVLVSYTFILVAILRMNSAEGRHKAFSTCGSHLTVVVILYGTLSFMYIQPKSSHSFENDKMASVFYTLVIPVLNPIIYSLRNKEVKGALQKLWKNVCKVCI; translated from the coding sequence ATGGAAAATCAGAACCTCTCTGTGCTGAATGAGTTCATACTCGTGGGCATCACAGACCGCCCTGAACTACAGGCCCCCTTTTTTGTACTATTCTTTCTCATCTATGTTGCTTCCGTCGTGGGAAATTTGGGCATGATTGTCCTTACCAAGTTGGATGAGAGGTTACAAACACCTATGTACTTTTTTCTTAGACATCTAGCTTTCATTGATTTTGGGTATTCAACAGCTGTGGGACCAAAAACGTTGGTAAGCTttgtaacaaataaaaataccatcCCCTATAATTGGTGTGCATTCCAGCTATCTTTGTTCATCTTCTTCATCATTAGTGAGTTATTCGTTCTGTCAGCTATGgcttatgaccgctatgtggccatttgTAACCCACTGCTCTATACTGTCATCATGTCACAGAAAGTCTGCTGGGTACTGGTGACAATTCCTTATCTCTTCAGTGCCTTTCTTTCCCTGATCACGACcatcaaaatttttatttcatccttCTGTGGCTATAATGTTATTAGCCATTTCTACTGTGACAGTCTCCCCTTACTCACCTTGATCTGTTCAGGCACACGTGATGTTGAACTTATCATATTGATCTTTTCAgcatttaatttgatttcatcCCTTTCTGTAGTACTCGTGTCCTACACCTTTATCCTGGTGGCCATTCTCAGGATGAACTCTGCAGAAGGCAGACATAAGGCTTTCTCTACCTGTGGGTCTCACCTTACAGTGGTAGTTATATTATATGGGACTCTGTCTTTTATGTATATACAGCCCAAATCTAGCCACTCTTTTGAGAATGATAAAATGGCCTCTGTGTTCTACACCTTGGTAATTCCTGTGCTAAATCCCATTATCTACAGCTTGAGAAATAAAGAGGTAAAAGGTGCCCTTCAAAAACTGTGGAAAAATGTCTGTAAAGTTTGTATTTAA
- the LOC110318845 gene encoding olfactory receptor 8K3-like has product MDTYNLTVLKYFILTGITDLPELQAPLFGLFLIIYMISVVGNLGLIILTKIDSRLQTPMYFFLRQLSLTDLGYSTAVGPKMLINFVADQSTISYNWCSVQLTFFSIFITTEVFILSAMAYDRYVAICHPLLYTIMMSQRLCHVLVAVPYLYSVFISLLTIIKIFTSSFCGHNIIRHFYCDSLPLILMLCSDTHEIKLIILIFATFNLISSLLVVSMSYFLILVSILRMNSSEGRHKAFSTCGSHLTVIIIFYGTLFFMYAQPKSIHSFETGQIASLFYTLVIPMLNPMIYSLRNQEVKQALNRKWKMCVNILLKL; this is encoded by the coding sequence ATGGATACATACAATCTTACGGTACTGAAGTATTTCATTCTAACTGGAATCACAGATCTCCCTGAGCTGCAGGCCCCTTTATTTGGACTTTTCCTCATTATATACATGATCTCTGTAGTAGGTAATTTGGGATTGATCATCCTCACCAAAATAGACTCTAGACTTCAGACAcctatgtacttcttcctcagacAGCTCTCTCTCACTGACCTTGGTTATTCAACTGCTGTGGGGccaaaaatgttaataaattttgTTGCTGATCAATCTACAATTTCCTATAATTGGTGCTCAGTCCAGCTGACCTTCTTCAGCATATTTATCACCACTGAAGTTTTCATTCTGTCAGctatggcctatgaccgctatgtagcCATCTGCCATCCACTACTCTACACAATCATGATGTCACAAAGATTATGTCATGTGTTGGTAGCAGTACCTTACCTCTATAGCGTGTTTATATCTTTATTGACCATTATCAAGATTTTCACATCCTCATTTTGTGGCCATAATATCATCAGGCATTTCTACTGTGACAGTCTGCCATTGATATTGATGTTATGCTCAGACACACATGAAATTAAGCTGATAATTTTAATCTTCGCAACTTTTAATTTGATTTCTTCTCTTCTGGTAGTCTCCATGTCTTATTTCTTGATCCTTGTGTCCATTCTCAGGATGAATTCTTCAGAGGGCAGGCACAAGgccttctcaacctgtggctctcATCTGACAGTGATAATTATATTCTATGGTACTCTATTTTTCATGTATGCACAACCAAAATCCATTCACTCCTTTGAGACTGGTCAAATTGCATCTTTGTTCTATACACTGGTTATCCCCATGCTGAATCCTATGATCTATAGTTTGAGAAACCAAGAGGTGAAGCAGGCCTtgaatagaaaatggaaaatgtgtgtgaatattctacttaaattgtaa